The following DNA comes from Bacteroidia bacterium.
AAAAAAATCCGGAAATCTCCGCCGATATTCTTGACCTGCGTTCGTTGTTGCCATTTGATAAGGAGTCTATTGAGAAAACTGTTAAGAAAACAGGTAAAGTATTGATTTTGCATGAAGATACTTTAACAGGTGGTATAGGTGCCGAATTGTCTGCCTGGATTAACGAAGCATTGTTTCAATACTTGGATGCGCCCGTTATGCGGTCAGCCAGTTTGGATACTCCGGTTCCATTTAATACAGAATTAGAAAAAAACTTCCTGCCTAAATCAAGATTTGAGCAGCAGGTACTCGAACTAAAAGCATACTAACTTGAATTATTATTTTCTTTCAGATTTTCACCTTGGGGTTCCCAACTTGGTTAAAAGCCAAGAACGGGAAAAAAGAATCGTAGCTTTTCTGGATGAAATAAAGTCAGACGCTAAGGCGGTTTTCCTGGTGGGTGATCTGTTTGATTTTTGGTTCGAATATAAATACACCATCCCCAAAGGTTATGTGCGATTGCTTGGTAAACTGGCAGAAATGGTAGATGCCGGCATTGAAGTCCATGTATTTACAGGTAATCATGATATGTGGATGTTTGGTTATCTGGAAAGTGAAATAGGAGTCAAACTTCATAAGAAACCTATTTTCTTGACTTTAAATAACAAGAATTTTATGATTGGCCATGGCGATGGACTTGGTCCTGGAGACCATGGTTATAAGTTGATTAAGAAAGTTTTTTCAAATCCGGTTTGCCAATGGCTTTTTGCTCGCTTGCATCCCAATT
Coding sequences within:
- a CDS encoding UDP-2,3-diacylglucosamine diphosphatase — encoded protein: MNYYFLSDFHLGVPNLVKSQEREKRIVAFLDEIKSDAKAVFLVGDLFDFWFEYKYTIPKGYVRLLGKLAEMVDAGIEVHVFTGNHDMWMFGYLESEIGVKLHKKPIFLTLNNKNFMIGHGDGLGPGDHGYKLIKKVFSNPVCQWLFARLHPNFSFGLANYWSKRSRLANGDSDEVYTGDENEYLVQFTRNFPQDKNIHYFIFGHRHLPLNMPVHNNSRYINLGDWIRYQSYAKWDGTQLTLLYHPKS
- a CDS encoding dehydrogenase, producing the protein KNPEISADILDLRSLLPFDKESIEKTVKKTGKVLILHEDTLTGGIGAELSAWINEALFQYLDAPVMRSASLDTPVPFNTELEKNFLPKSRFEQQVLELKAY